tttaagtactattggtaagggcatggtggaacaccttacgccggaactccagatttcggtgatgcagtcctgcaacaatgcctacgtgagggctctgcagcaggctcgggtcatgcagtcagcgacaatgcccgtagtaccgtcgctggctagcatgactccgactcctgctgcagagccactccagccaccccaccgaggtccacgtgccgagcgacgccaccacatgCACCATAtcagtgtgccgccgactcctgttCCTGCCagaccctcatcctcccgtagcagttattctgggggagctgccgcgggagGCCGTAAAAAAAGGAAGAGGACACAcacggaggctctggctgctccaataccgacACCAAGGTCGCGTGGGGGCTCTagtcgcagcaggagcagccagggccaaccaacaAGCTTGCAAAggattgtgttgcctcctccctcccctacagatgagCCGTTTTCCCCAGTATACCCTGTGGAGGGTTTGGAGCTTCCTTCCAGCCTCCTGGATTAtggctcatcctcctcttcctctccccaaaCATCTCAGACGTACCATTCCCCGCTGGTAGCGGATGTTGATACCCCAtaagtttctttcccctttttttttctgtttccccccaataaaaattattCTTTGGCAAAAAATATTTGGTCTTATTTtacagtatacttctcggcaattcacgcagtgcgccgtctacacaaaatttgtgcttcaaacacctcatatatgcaatgtcagacagtatttttgggtgttttaattttaccttttttttggcgtctctcattgctgtatgaggtgtttccaaacactaaagtgtatgaggtgtgttcaaagactaagggtatgtgtccacgctcaggattgcatccggatttggtcaggattttacatcaagatttgtagccaaaaccaggagtgggtgacaaatatagaagtggagcatatgtttctattctacttttcctctaattgttccactccaggttttggcatacaaatactgatgaaaaatcctgaccaaatccggatgccatcatgaacgtggacacataccgtaaaggtaccttcacacttatgctgcagcgaaacagacaatgatgcagatcactgcagcattgctatttggtcgctggagagctgtctgtgtgacagctctccagcaaccaactatgccgaggtccccgggtaaccagagtaaacatcaggttgctaaacgCAGGGCCACGcttccgatgtttaccatggttaacagtgttaaatgtaaagaaaacaacagtacatatactcacaattgCGTCCCCCGCCTTCCGCTACCCTGCaatgactgagtgacggccctaacagcagagccgtcacatcaccgctgtgctgtgcattaactttacagccggcgctcagtcagtgcaggaagcggacgccgggggacgcgaagaggagtatatgtactgtttttttgtttttacatttaacactgctaaccagggtaaatatcaggctactaagcgccgccctacgcttattaacccgatatttaccctgcttaccattgtaaaacatcgctggtatcgttgcttttgctgtcaaacacaacgatacacagcgatctgacaaccaaatatgttatatggtatggtctaAATTtattctttgaagcagggtagaaaaattAGAACAAACTTTTAGTGaacaacaacatttttaaaacaaagggttccaagtttttgacataaggcacattacattagtGAACTATAGGTAGATGGCAAATctgacataaccaaaccaacctaaacggattacatttattgcacatttactggagaatGAGTTTATTattaaattacatttttagcacagtcacagtagaggaaTTTATTGGTGTAGTTCaaaccagaacacagtccaacagtaacatctacaccatttgatcttgccatgacacacggccaacatctgacacaaaataggccgcaaaacgatccctcatctgcgcaatatcCACACTTGTccgcagaggatgatcttggtaatcgggcaatgtgttggctatgggttcatccagttccacattcagtctctctttggccataatgtaattgtggagcaccacacaagccttcaccacctcatccactgtctcagttttcagattaatggcggatcctaatatccgccatttggagacaaggatgccaaaggcgcactccacagtccttctggccctggacagtctgtaattgaaaaccctttttgtatggtccaagccccgactggagtagggtttcaataggttggcagacatttggaatgcctcatccccaaccacaacaaatggcatcgcagggccttcggtgtggggaagaggtcgtggctgtgggaaattaaaattgttcccatataatttttggcccatatccaagtctttaaatgtgcgcgagtcatttgcacggccaaacgcaccaatgtccactgcgagaaaacggcagtccgcaccggcaattgccatgagaacagtggaaaagtattttttatagttgtagaaaagggatccacttttcgcaggcttggtaatccgaatgtgcttgccatccaccgcgccaatacagtttggaaaagaacacacttgctcaaatttctgtgcgttggccaaccagatttcgcttgtagggacgggtaaaaattcctccctgagattatcccacaaagcgcggcatgtctcagcaataattccggaaagagtggagactccaatccggaactgaaaatgaagggatctcaaggtctctccggtagccaggaaactgccaagaagataaagaaattacattaaagtacattgtaatttgtaaaagtacattgaccataccaacccccccaaaaatttccccaaaataaaaaaaagtgaagaacatatcacagtcattcaaacagctacgtaccgtagagtcaccagcagccgttcctctgcggaaatagctctccggagctgcgtgtcctgcctgctaatggatccttccacccgacgcagaagatagcggaagctgtcctgagacatcctggtatattcgacatatttctccaggttgtcattcagtttgccaaacaagcaatggtaggctccacggctctcccggacttccacgatagggtgtatccaaaagcggcgacgactccatctccgtttttccctttccctttgatgaaaacaggcgacagcataggcatgagcaaaggcaaattccatctccatatccatgtagatactgtccatgggacgctccatcatgaataccagcaaaatgggaggaattcatctctggcagggtatatatacacaacataaacaccaaccctcttctagccattggtggtccttatctattgtgtagccccttttttttggtgggtgggactaaagaatgactcactgcacaaaaaacgcatgcggcgcaaaacgctgcgttttttggtcaaaacgcaactgcgtttccaaaaaaacgctgcgttttgcgccgcatgcgttgatcgcatgcggcgctaaacgctgcgttgtgcatgcgttttgctgcgtttttgtttgcgttgtgcgttgcggcgacgacgctgcggcgcacaacgcaaatgtgaacgtagcattacttAGTGGTGATGAAATTACACAGTCTGCAAAGCTCTTGCACgtgaaaaaaaggtaaaacatATTTTGGTtggtaaatgtgatacagcccaccaaATCCCATGTTGTAATTAGGCACATTAAAAAAGAGGTTTTTTGAGTtgttaaacgtgatacagcccgccatatcaccTGTTGTAATTTTTTAGGTTGGAATTAAGCTCTCTGCAGACCTCACGcgcataaaaaaatgttttttttatgttgCTAAACATGATATAGCTTGCCATATACTATGTTGTAAATTtgtggctttgaaaaaaaaaattggtgttgccAACATAATACAGTAGGCTAAATCCAATTTTAAAATTagagcatatcttctaggttacACAGGTGTCACCCACACAAAAAAAATTGGTTAGTTACTAAGgttgtacagtaggggacatctcactgtgAAATTGTTTATAGCATCTAGTTTATGTTATAGAGACAATGTGGAGGAGATCGATTAGGAGGTCCAAACGTAAATCCGACCGACCGCATGATGACGAGATCACAGGTAGGAACACAAAATCTGTGATAAACATTTCATCCTATACCCTAAATCCCGTGGAACTGGCAGTCTTACAAAAGGGTCTCTCCTTCTGCCAACCCCCCCATGGGACAGTTTTAAGCTTGAGCAAGATCTACAATATTTTTACC
This is a stretch of genomic DNA from Ranitomeya variabilis isolate aRanVar5 chromosome 6, aRanVar5.hap1, whole genome shotgun sequence. It encodes these proteins:
- the LOC143783268 gene encoding uncharacterized protein LOC143783268; its protein translation is MMERPMDSIYMDMEMEFAFAHAYAVACFHQREREKRRWSRRRFWIHPIVEVRESRGAYHCLFGKLNDNLEKYVEYTRMSQDSFRYLLRRVEGSISRQDTQLRRAISAEERLLVTLRFLATGETLRSLHFQFRIGVSTLSGIIAETCRALWDNLREEFLPVPTSEIWLANAQKFEQVCSFPNCIGAVDGKHIRITKPAKSGSLFYNYKKYFSTVLMAIAGADCRFLAVDIGAFGRANDSRTFKDLDMVNVQ